The proteins below are encoded in one region of Bifidobacterium catenulatum DSM 16992 = JCM 1194 = LMG 11043:
- a CDS encoding F0F1 ATP synthase subunit B gives MVTAASEMELFLPKSYDIFWSLVILIIVAVFFYKFFLPKFQAVFDERAAKIEGGIAKAEQAQKDADEAKAKYEAQLSKARVDASKIRDDARTEASHIIADARTRAESDAAQITATAQRSIESQQQQALVSLKGEVGVLATALAGKILGSKLENDDVQSSMIDQMIADMDSDKK, from the coding sequence ATGGTGACCGCAGCTAGCGAAATGGAATTGTTCCTTCCGAAAAGCTACGACATTTTCTGGTCGTTGGTCATTCTGATCATCGTCGCCGTGTTCTTCTACAAGTTCTTCCTGCCGAAGTTCCAGGCCGTGTTCGATGAGCGCGCTGCCAAGATCGAAGGTGGCATCGCCAAGGCCGAACAGGCCCAGAAAGATGCCGATGAAGCCAAAGCGAAGTATGAGGCTCAGCTGAGCAAGGCGCGCGTCGATGCATCCAAGATCCGTGACGACGCACGTACGGAGGCATCGCACATCATCGCGGACGCACGTACCCGTGCCGAAAGCGATGCGGCGCAGATCACCGCTACTGCCCAGCGTTCCATCGAATCGCAGCAGCAGCAGGCTCTGGTGAGCCTCAAAGGTGAAGTCGGCGTGCTGGCAACGGCATTGGCCGGCAAGATCCTGGGTAGCAAGCTCGAGAATGACGATGTGCAGTCGTCGATGATCGACCAGATGATCGCCGACATGGACAGCGACAAGAAGTGA
- the atpE gene encoding ATP synthase F0 subunit C yields the protein MDIVTLAEVAGNLNVVGYGLAAIGPGIGLGILIGKTIEGTARQPELGSRLQTLMFLGLAFVEVLALLGFVLAFIK from the coding sequence ATGGATATCGTTACCCTCGCTGAGGTTGCCGGCAACCTGAACGTCGTTGGCTACGGCCTCGCCGCCATCGGCCCTGGCATCGGTCTGGGCATCCTGATCGGCAAGACCATCGAAGGCACCGCTCGCCAGCCTGAGCTCGGCAGCCGTCTGCAGACCCTCATGTTCCTGGGTCTGGCATTCGTTGAGGTGCTGGCACTGCTCGGCTTCGTGCTCGCCTTCATCAAGTAA